In Thiovibrio frasassiensis, one DNA window encodes the following:
- a CDS encoding KamA family radical SAM protein: protein MDISIFTAKYLKKTNPRIFKRIGLAQDIEELRGQLIDFTFNVEQQAVEEASSDDASLLARIRDCGFSFRTILKKGSEQAAGFSILQALWDIGHDLPRPELSPAFFADLLHLLLGMQGQALRKAPDAIHLTAVGSSGRKAAVKRSRQLDNLWDEVDRRMSAYPSGLEEKAILRRQARREKILSVLGGSLENWHDWRWQIRHIVRDLATLEKMVKLSGSQRNALKAAKENRLPFGITPHYLSLMDDEIGSKRDAAIRAQVLPPMSYVKEIAAVEDVSCLDFMGEEDTSPFDLVTRRYPAICILKPYNTCPQICVYCQRNWEIDDVMASGAFAGMEKVDAAVQWISDHPAIHEVLITGGDPLAMGNEALAAILAKVAEIPTVERIRIGSRTLVTMPMRITEGLAALISQYREPGRREVTIMTHVQHPYEVTPDTVAAVNKFRLRGIPVYNQLVYTYYASKRFEAAALRRLLRLIGIDPYYTFNTKGKDETLAYRTPIARLLQEQQEEARLLPGLARTDEAVFNVPRQGKSYLRDRGYRNFLTILPDGARVYEFHSWEKKVAQDTSTFITTDVPILHYLERLSKDGESVSDYETIWHYF from the coding sequence ATGGACATCTCGATCTTTACCGCAAAATACCTCAAAAAAACCAACCCGCGGATCTTCAAGCGCATTGGCCTGGCCCAGGATATCGAAGAGCTGCGCGGCCAGCTCATTGATTTCACCTTCAACGTGGAACAGCAGGCCGTGGAAGAGGCCAGCAGCGATGACGCCAGCCTGCTGGCCCGCATCCGCGATTGCGGCTTTTCCTTTCGCACCATCCTCAAAAAAGGTTCCGAGCAGGCCGCAGGCTTCAGTATCCTCCAGGCCCTCTGGGATATCGGCCATGATCTCCCGCGGCCGGAACTCTCCCCTGCCTTTTTTGCCGATCTCCTCCATCTGCTCCTTGGCATGCAGGGCCAAGCGCTTCGCAAGGCGCCGGACGCCATCCACCTGACCGCGGTGGGATCAAGCGGGAGAAAGGCGGCAGTCAAGCGTTCCCGCCAGCTGGACAATCTCTGGGATGAAGTGGACCGCCGCATGTCCGCCTATCCGTCCGGTCTTGAGGAGAAGGCGATACTGCGGCGACAGGCACGACGGGAAAAGATCCTCTCGGTGTTGGGCGGCAGCCTGGAAAATTGGCACGATTGGCGCTGGCAGATCCGGCACATTGTCCGCGATCTTGCCACCTTGGAAAAGATGGTGAAACTCAGCGGTTCGCAACGCAACGCCCTGAAGGCGGCCAAGGAAAATCGGCTCCCCTTCGGGATCACCCCCCATTACCTTTCCCTGATGGATGATGAAATCGGGAGCAAGCGGGATGCGGCCATCCGCGCCCAGGTGCTGCCGCCCATGAGCTATGTGAAGGAAATCGCCGCGGTGGAAGATGTCTCCTGCCTCGATTTCATGGGCGAGGAGGACACCTCTCCCTTTGATCTCGTTACCCGGCGCTATCCGGCGATCTGCATCCTCAAGCCCTACAACACCTGCCCCCAGATCTGCGTCTATTGTCAACGCAACTGGGAGATCGACGATGTCATGGCCAGCGGCGCCTTTGCCGGCATGGAAAAGGTCGATGCCGCAGTCCAGTGGATCTCCGATCATCCCGCGATCCACGAAGTGTTGATCACCGGCGGCGATCCCCTGGCCATGGGCAATGAGGCCCTGGCCGCCATCCTGGCCAAGGTGGCGGAAATCCCTACGGTGGAACGCATCCGCATCGGCAGCCGGACCCTGGTCACCATGCCCATGCGGATCACGGAAGGGCTGGCCGCGCTGATCAGCCAATACCGTGAGCCGGGCCGCAGGGAGGTGACGATTATGACCCATGTCCAGCATCCCTACGAAGTGACGCCGGATACGGTTGCCGCGGTAAACAAATTCCGGCTGCGCGGCATCCCGGTCTACAACCAGTTGGTCTACACCTACTACGCCTCAAAACGGTTCGAGGCCGCCGCCCTGCGCCGTCTCCTGCGCTTGATCGGCATTGATCCCTATTACACCTTCAACACCAAGGGCAAGGACGAGACCCTTGCCTACCGCACCCCCATTGCCAGGCTTCTCCAGGAGCAGCAGGAAGAGGCCCGCCTCCTGCCGGGCTTGGCCAGAACCGACGAAGCGGTCTTCAATGTCCCCAGACAGGGGAAAAGCTACCTGCGCGACCGGGGATACCGTAATTTTCTCACCATTCTTCCCGACGGGGCGCGGGTATACGAATTTCATTCCTGGGAAAAAAAGGTCGCTCAAGACACCTCCACCTTCATCACCACGGACGTGCCGATCCTCCACTATCTGGAACGGTTGAGCAAGGACGGGGAAAGCGTTTCCGACTACGAAACCATCTGGCACTATTTTTAA
- a CDS encoding YgaP family membrane protein, with protein MIITDWVHVFAGAFILISLALGTWIHPYWYFLTAFVGANLFQYGFSKFCPLAMILKKLGVPESRSGQSCCSK; from the coding sequence ATGATCATCACGGACTGGGTTCATGTTTTTGCCGGCGCCTTCATCCTGATCAGCCTGGCCCTGGGCACCTGGATTCACCCCTACTGGTATTTCCTCACCGCTTTTGTCGGGGCGAATCTTTTCCAATACGGCTTTTCCAAGTTTTGCCCTTTGGCCATGATCCTCAAGAAACTCGGGGTACCGGAAAGCCGTTCCGGTCAGAGCTGCTGCAGCAAATAG
- a CDS encoding ArsR/SmtB family transcription factor gives MHDQHIEDIAKLLKTMSHPIRLKILCLLQAGELTVGDIHKEVHTTNANVSQHLSILRNQGIIAYRKDANFIYNRIAEGRVTELIKNMRELFCEVP, from the coding sequence ATGCACGACCAGCATATCGAGGATATTGCCAAGCTCCTCAAGACCATGTCGCACCCCATCCGCCTGAAGATCCTCTGCCTGTTGCAGGCCGGGGAATTGACCGTGGGCGACATCCACAAAGAAGTGCACACCACCAATGCCAATGTCTCCCAGCATCTCTCCATCCTCCGCAACCAGGGGATAATCGCCTACCGCAAGGATGCGAACTTCATCTACAACCGGATCGCCGAAGGCAGGGTGACCGAATTGATCAAAAACATGCGGGAACTCTTCTGCGAAGTTCCCTGA
- a CDS encoding SAM hydrolase/SAM-dependent halogenase family protein, with product MPPIITVTTDFGLQDEYVGVMKGILAAQAPQAQRIDLCHTIAPQDIAQGAFLLQAAAPYFPHGTIHLAVVDPGVGTARELLIVRAMDHYFLAPDNGLLTPFLGESLFQHAIFIDCPHLYRRPLSATFHGRDILAPVAAALANGADLSRLGRQALKENLIKLASPTLQIDRIHGNIAGSVIHIDHFGNLTTNIHQGVLADLKADPASIQIFHKNQQVTGLTSAYASRPDNRVLALIGSRGYLELAVSKGNAAKILEGKVGDPVRVTLSQGA from the coding sequence ATGCCGCCCATCATCACCGTAACCACTGATTTCGGCCTGCAGGATGAATATGTGGGGGTCATGAAAGGGATTCTGGCCGCTCAGGCTCCCCAAGCGCAACGCATCGACCTTTGCCATACGATTGCCCCTCAGGATATTGCCCAAGGGGCCTTTCTGCTCCAGGCAGCAGCCCCGTATTTCCCTCACGGCACCATCCATCTCGCCGTGGTCGATCCCGGGGTGGGAACCGCGCGCGAGCTCCTGATTGTGCGGGCCATGGACCACTATTTTCTTGCCCCGGACAACGGGTTGCTCACCCCTTTTCTTGGTGAATCCCTTTTCCAGCATGCGATCTTCATCGACTGCCCGCACCTGTATCGTCGGCCGCTGAGCGCCACCTTTCACGGCCGGGACATCCTCGCCCCGGTCGCAGCCGCCCTGGCCAATGGTGCCGACCTCTCCCGCCTTGGCAGGCAAGCACTTAAGGAAAATCTTATAAAACTTGCATCCCCCACCTTGCAAATTGACCGGATTCATGGCAACATAGCGGGGTCCGTGATCCACATCGATCATTTCGGCAACCTGACCACCAATATCCACCAGGGTGTTCTTGCCGACCTGAAAGCTGATCCGGCGTCCATCCAGATCTTTCATAAGAATCAGCAAGTGACCGGCCTGACAAGCGCTTACGCATCGCGGCCGGACAACCGAGTTCTTGCCCTCATCGGCAGCCGCGGCTATCTTGAATTGGCTGTTAGCAAGGGGAATGCGGCAAAGATTCTTGAGGGAAAGGTGGGTGATCCCGTGCGGGTGACGCTCTCACAAGGAGCCTAA
- a CDS encoding 3-alpha domain-containing protein: MAGRLLPASANSLSIGACSSRKRAFSATGCRKKTPWRGGQQGGLRGQWWPLPHWETVLAAPALSTSWRESFQDLLNNCATVWPDQVPGHPRNPCQ; encoded by the coding sequence ATGGCCGGGAGATTGTTACCGGCCTCTGCAAACTCCCTGTCCATAGGAGCCTGTTCCTCACGAAAACGGGCTTTCTCGGCGACGGGGTGCAGAAAAAAAACGCCATGGCGGGGAGGACAACAAGGCGGTTTGCGCGGACAATGGTGGCCACTCCCCCACTGGGAAACGGTGCTTGCGGCCCCGGCGCTTTCCACCTCCTGGCGGGAATCTTTTCAGGACCTGCTGAACAATTGCGCCACCGTCTGGCCTGACCAAGTCCCTGGACACCCAAGAAACCCTTGCCAATGA